In a single window of the Penaeus monodon isolate SGIC_2016 chromosome 3, NSTDA_Pmon_1, whole genome shotgun sequence genome:
- the LOC119586759 gene encoding uncharacterized protein LOC119586759 — protein MFTKTALALALVAVTLAAPSQPSYGYTPPATYDAPAKYDFNYAVKDDYSGNDFGHQEARDGYDTQGSYYVLLPDGRLQKVAYTVNGDSGYVAEVSYEGEAQYSEYKPVPAYKPAPAYKPSPAYKPAPAYKPTPAYTPAPVYNPAPNLGNICQWRRELNYDSHIDSIFQRSNKYCDLFEVTSEAIYIILYCPSPYILPFGTSVMRKFLVLSNIHGFMAAPIRDQIFKFNCIDKSILFIMFTKAVVALALVAVTLAAPSQPSYGYAPPANYDAPAKYDFNYAVKDDYSGNDFGHQEARDGYDTQGSYYVLLPDGRLQKVAYTVNGDSGYVAEVSYEGEAQYPEYKPAPAYKPAPAYKPAPAYKPAPAYKPAPAYKPAPAYKPEPTYA, from the exons ATGTTCACTAAG ACcgccctcgctctcgcccttGTGGCTGTAACTTTGGCTGCTCCTTCACAGCCTTCCTACGGATATACTCCTCCTGCAACCTACGAc GCTCCTGCCAAGTATGACTTCAATTATGCCGTAAAGGACGACTACTCCggaaacgacttcggtcaccaggaaGCTCGCGACGGTTACGATACTCAGGGTTCTTACTACGTtctccttcccgacggtcgtctgcagaaggtcgccTACACTGTCAATGGCGACTCtggctacgtggctgaggtcagctacgagggtgaAGCTCAGTACTCCGAGTACAAGCCTGTTCCTGCCTACAAGCCCGCCCCTGCTTACAAGCCCAGCCCTGCTTACAAGCCCGCCCCTGCTTACAAGCCCACCCCTGCTTACACGCCCGCCCCTGTTTACAATCCTGCCCCAAACCTAGG AAACATCTGTCAGTGGAGAAGAGAACTTAATTATGATTCCCATATTGATTCCATCTTCCAACGCTCTAACAAGTATTGTGACTTGTTTGAAGTAACATCAGAagctatatacataatactatactgTCCGTCTCCGTATATTTTGCCATTTGGCACATCGGTTATGCGAAAATTCCttgttc TTTCCAACATTCATGGGTTCATGGCTGCTCCCATACGTGATCAGATCTTTAAGTTTAACTGCATAGATAAG TCCATCCTCTTCATCATGTTCACTAAG GCCGTCGTCGCTCTCGCCCTTGTAGCCGTCACTCTGGCTGCTCCTTCACAGCCTTCCTATGGATATGCTCCTCCGGCAAACTATGAT GCTCCCgctaagtacgacttcaactatgcCGTGAAGGACGACTATTCCGGAAACGACTTTGGTCACCAAGAGGCCCGTGACGGATACGACACCCAGGGATCTTACTACGTcctccttcccgacggtcgtctgcagaaggtcgccTACACTGTCAATGGCGACTCTGGTTACGTGGCTGAGGTCAGCTATGAGGGTGAAGCCCAGTACCCCGAGtacaagcctgctcctgcctacaagcctgctcctgcctacaagcctgctcctgcctacaagcctgctcctgcctacaagcccgCCCCCGCTTACAAGCCAGCCCCTGCCTACAAGCCTGAACCTACATATGCCTAA
- the LOC119586742 gene encoding hepatitis A virus cellular receptor 1-like: MDMLLRQPMMLPLSTTSTMREGRTTPATTLVTKRPVTDTTPRDLTTSSFPTVVCRRSPTLSMATLVTWLRSAMRVKHSTPSTSLLLPTSLLLPTSLLLPTSPPPLTSQPLPTSLNLHMPKLNNEYLLKYKRSLSTVVSIFYPSE; the protein is encoded by the exons ATGGATATGCTCCTCCGGCAACCTATGAT GCTCCCgctaagtacgacttcaactatgcGTGAAGGACGGACTACTCCGGCAACGACTTTGGTCACCAAGAGGCCCGTGACGGATACGACACCCAGGGATCTTACTACGTcctccttcccgacggtcgtctgcagaaggtcgccTACACTGTCAATGGCGACTCTGGTTACGTGGCTGAGGTCAGCTATGAGGGTGAAGCACAGTACCCCGAGTACAAGCCTGCTCCTACCtacaagcctgctcctgcctacaagcctgctcctgcctacaagcccgCCCCCGCTTACAAGCCAGCCCCTGCCTACAAGCCTGAACCTACATATGCCTAAATTAAacaatgaatatttattaaaatataaacgaAGCCTATCAACAGTCGTTTCTATATTTTATCCTTCGGAATAG